A section of the Gloeobacter violaceus PCC 7421 genome encodes:
- a CDS encoding tryptophan 2,3-dioxygenase family protein yields the protein MAEPYRAEPLPPRDGSLDVSANHYWHYHRLEALLACKQPITASQDEDLFIAVHQICEVAFHQMIGDLERTLAALAIALDADEERPVGDTVEACYFLERVVRLYEVVNVTMPILVSMRAFGEFRSAIGPTSGFQSFQFRHLEILSGVAAPYWRGGTRDARGEVHPAEAEFDRRYGARVAGWLAEHQEHNLAHYYRRLLERAPGTEVQTSLTALFTHPGAASLLRLLARYEQQQTRFHRGHLALAVRQLAMVGASAGTGGTAFQAYLARYQREVEPLFAGLGPEDEGASAGVPGGGSIPGR from the coding sequence ATGGCCGAACCGTACCGGGCCGAGCCGCTGCCGCCGCGCGACGGCAGCCTGGATGTGAGTGCCAACCACTACTGGCACTACCACCGCCTCGAAGCGCTCCTGGCGTGCAAGCAACCGATAACCGCTTCGCAGGACGAAGACTTGTTCATCGCCGTGCACCAGATCTGCGAGGTGGCCTTTCACCAGATGATTGGCGATCTGGAGCGCACCCTGGCGGCCCTGGCCATCGCCCTCGATGCCGACGAGGAGCGTCCCGTGGGCGACACCGTCGAGGCGTGCTACTTTCTGGAGCGCGTTGTGCGGCTCTACGAGGTCGTGAATGTGACGATGCCCATCCTCGTCTCGATGCGCGCCTTTGGCGAATTTCGCAGCGCCATCGGTCCCACCAGCGGCTTTCAATCGTTTCAGTTTCGGCATCTGGAGATCTTGAGCGGCGTGGCCGCCCCGTACTGGCGGGGGGGCACCCGCGACGCACGGGGCGAGGTGCACCCGGCAGAAGCCGAGTTCGATCGCCGCTACGGCGCCCGGGTAGCCGGCTGGCTGGCGGAACATCAGGAGCACAACCTGGCGCATTACTACCGGCGCTTGCTGGAGCGGGCACCGGGCACGGAGGTGCAGACGAGTCTGACGGCGCTTTTTACCCACCCCGGCGCAGCTTCATTGTTGCGCCTGTTGGCCCGCTACGAGCAGCAGCAGACCCGCTTTCACCGCGGCCACCTGGCTCTGGCGGTCCGCCAGCTCGCGATGGTCGGGGCGAGCGCCGGGACGGGCGGCACGGCGTTTCAAGCCTATCTGGCCAGGTACCAGCGCGAAGTGGAGCCGCTGTTCGCGGGACTCGGCCCGGAAGACGAGGGAGCATCGGCCGGTGTTCCTGGCGGCGGCTCAATCCCGGGGCGATAA
- a CDS encoding energy-coupling factor transporter transmembrane component T family protein: protein MSLAKLPQFLGSVNPLLKIVLSIALTACAFALKSVWANLLLVSVLMVLTFVSVRVETKSVVGVGVFLLIFTGLTGTLSGDWGYAGLGAARLLVLILPALLLPATTAPGDLVRAFQAVRLPPFLVLSLMLTWRFLPIIQQEAQRIIEANLLRGVDLARRPGLWFSGLFTPLIFRIVSYADDVTVGLETRGYDPESPRSTSQPLRWRPGDTLFALGAAALLIAVGGLEWTA, encoded by the coding sequence ATGTCGCTCGCTAAGCTGCCGCAGTTTTTGGGCTCCGTCAACCCGCTGCTCAAGATCGTTTTGAGCATTGCGCTGACGGCCTGCGCCTTCGCGCTCAAAAGCGTATGGGCCAACCTGTTGTTGGTGAGCGTGCTGATGGTGCTCACTTTTGTGTCGGTGCGGGTGGAGACAAAGAGCGTCGTCGGCGTCGGCGTCTTTTTGCTGATCTTCACCGGTCTTACGGGCACACTTTCGGGCGACTGGGGCTACGCGGGGCTGGGAGCGGCCAGGTTGCTGGTCTTGATTCTGCCCGCGCTGTTGCTGCCTGCCACCACCGCCCCCGGCGATCTGGTGCGGGCCTTTCAGGCGGTGCGGCTGCCGCCTTTTTTGGTGCTGAGCCTGATGCTCACCTGGCGTTTCTTGCCGATCATCCAGCAGGAAGCGCAGCGCATTATCGAAGCGAATTTGCTGCGGGGCGTCGATCTGGCCCGGCGGCCGGGGCTGTGGTTCTCGGGGCTGTTCACGCCCTTGATTTTTCGGATCGTGAGCTATGCCGACGATGTGACCGTGGGCCTCGAGACGCGCGGCTACGACCCGGAGTCGCCGCGCAGCACCAGCCAACCGCTGCGCTGGCGCCCCGGGGATACGCTCTTTGCCCTGGGTGCCGCGGCGTTGCTGATCGCGGTGGGGGGACTGGAATGGACAGCCTGA
- a CDS encoding ABC transporter ATP-binding protein, with protein sequence MDSLIEVRGLGFAPPGQERQILHNVQLTLAPGEIVLVAGPTGSGKSTLINAVAGVIPAHTGGRLEGEVAFAGRSLLPLSVRERARHIGTVLQNVEVQIFTDRVREEVAFGLENLNVPPGRIAEQMGELLAEFGLQSQRDWPIARLSAGQKQRLVLACVLAMDQPVLLLDEPFAYLDRAGAQLLLELLVRRARAGQAILLVEHRLDLVAAVAHRSYCCADGTLLPGLPQSAVASAVLVRPAAGPVVLESRILAYGGYPPLPDLTVRAGETVLLKGDNGCGKTTLLKLLCGLLRPTGGSLAILGKDALKQNVAERARTLGFVLQNPNHQLFADSVAGEVAQPGVAPEFAEQLLEQLNLLPQREQHPQSLSQGQKRRLALAAVLARRPRICLLDEITVGQDPRSLSLMLDALEAFTGKGGALILTSHDPQAASRLGARVVAL encoded by the coding sequence ATGGACAGCCTGATTGAAGTGCGGGGACTGGGATTCGCCCCGCCCGGCCAGGAGCGGCAAATTTTGCACAACGTGCAGCTCACCCTCGCTCCCGGCGAGATCGTGCTGGTGGCCGGTCCCACCGGCAGCGGCAAAAGCACCCTGATCAATGCCGTCGCCGGGGTGATCCCCGCCCATACCGGCGGTCGCCTCGAAGGGGAAGTGGCCTTTGCCGGCCGCTCGCTGCTGCCGCTGTCGGTGCGCGAGCGCGCCCGCCACATCGGCACGGTGCTGCAAAACGTCGAGGTGCAGATCTTTACCGACCGGGTGCGCGAGGAGGTGGCCTTTGGCCTGGAGAATCTGAATGTCCCCCCAGGGCGGATCGCAGAGCAAATGGGCGAGTTGCTCGCCGAATTTGGCCTTCAAAGCCAGCGCGATTGGCCAATCGCCCGCCTCTCCGCCGGTCAAAAACAGCGTCTGGTGCTCGCCTGCGTGCTTGCCATGGATCAGCCGGTGCTGTTGCTCGACGAACCGTTTGCCTACCTCGACCGGGCCGGGGCGCAGTTGCTGCTGGAGTTGCTGGTCCGGCGCGCTCGTGCCGGCCAGGCGATTTTGCTGGTCGAACACCGGCTCGACTTGGTGGCCGCCGTCGCCCACCGCAGCTACTGTTGCGCCGATGGAACGTTGCTCCCGGGTCTGCCGCAAAGCGCTGTCGCCAGCGCCGTTCTCGTCCGGCCCGCCGCCGGGCCGGTGGTGCTCGAAAGCCGGATCCTCGCCTACGGAGGCTATCCGCCTTTGCCGGATCTGACCGTGCGTGCCGGGGAGACGGTGTTGCTCAAAGGCGACAACGGCTGCGGCAAGACGACGCTGCTCAAGCTGTTGTGCGGTTTGTTGCGCCCGACCGGCGGGTCGCTGGCGATCCTGGGTAAAGATGCCCTCAAACAGAATGTTGCCGAGCGCGCCCGCACCCTGGGCTTTGTGCTCCAGAACCCCAATCACCAGCTCTTTGCCGACAGCGTCGCAGGCGAAGTGGCCCAGCCGGGGGTGGCGCCGGAATTTGCCGAGCAGCTACTCGAACAACTCAATTTGCTCCCCCAGCGCGAGCAGCACCCCCAATCGCTCTCCCAGGGCCAGAAGCGCCGGTTGGCCCTCGCAGCGGTGCTCGCCCGCAGGCCGCGCATCTGTCTGCTCGACGAGATCACCGTGGGCCAAGATCCGCGCTCGCTCTCGCTGATGCTGGACGCACTCGAAGCGTTCACCGGCAAGGGCGGAGCGCTGATTCTCACCAGCCACGACCCCCAGGCGGCTTCCCGCCTGGGAGCGAGGGTGGTTGCGCTCTAG
- a CDS encoding class I SAM-dependent methyltransferase — MAKPGRALLLAELTAGARAASRFRSPESVLLSRGWSRLAAGWTLRLGATALVDQFAVREEVFFALGCDILRGKPTGFVVDIGSGFSTLGLRWARTFPDCSVLELDLPAVAQSKRRRVESLGKPDNWHADGFDLSIDRLEDALGGERACLLSLQGVLPYFSVEDIGRLADNWRDRSLVAQGVLLCDLLDAGYFDNQGKSLSRSPFRSRFADAAAAARVFTQAGFEPVESTALEILGRPLGWRNPGNNGLFICKAFA; from the coding sequence ATGGCAAAGCCCGGACGCGCGCTGCTGTTGGCGGAATTGACGGCGGGAGCTCGCGCCGCCAGCCGCTTTCGCTCCCCCGAGTCTGTCTTGCTGTCCCGGGGTTGGTCGCGCCTGGCGGCAGGCTGGACACTGCGCCTCGGAGCCACGGCCCTGGTGGACCAGTTCGCCGTGCGCGAAGAAGTGTTCTTTGCGCTGGGGTGCGATATCCTCCGGGGCAAACCGACCGGTTTTGTAGTTGATATCGGCAGTGGTTTTTCTACCCTGGGGCTGCGCTGGGCGCGCACTTTCCCGGATTGCTCGGTGCTGGAACTGGACCTGCCTGCGGTGGCCCAAAGCAAGCGGCGGCGGGTAGAAAGCCTGGGTAAGCCTGACAACTGGCATGCCGACGGGTTTGATCTTTCAATTGACCGCCTCGAAGATGCCCTCGGCGGCGAGCGGGCCTGCCTGCTCTCGCTGCAGGGTGTACTGCCCTACTTCAGCGTGGAGGACATTGGGCGGCTTGCCGACAACTGGCGAGATCGCTCCCTGGTTGCGCAAGGCGTTCTGCTGTGCGACTTGCTCGATGCCGGGTATTTTGACAACCAGGGCAAAAGCCTTTCCCGCAGCCCGTTTCGTAGTCGCTTTGCCGATGCCGCCGCCGCTGCGCGGGTCTTTACCCAAGCAGGCTTCGAGCCTGTGGAAAGCACGGCGCTCGAAATCCTTGGTCGGCCCCTCGGTTGGCGAAACCCCGGCAACAACGGTCTATTTATCTGCAAAGCATTCGCTTGA
- a CDS encoding alpha-keto acid decarboxylase family protein, with product MASSVLTVGEYLIERLYSHGVHHIFGVPGDYVLGFFKQLCDSPIKVINTCDEQGAGFAADAYARVRGLGAVCVTYCVGGLKVANTTAQAYAEKSPVVVISGAPGTNERHKNPLLHHKVREFDTQLKVFEQLTVAATVLDDPQTAFCEIDRVFEAALRYRRPVYIELPRNVARATGSACHLRELPQETSDPATLGEAVKEAVARINASRQPVILAGEELHRFALQPLLAQLIEKTNIPVASTILGKSVFPESHPRYLGVYEGAMGREDVRDYVEASDCLVLLGALMTDMNLGIYTANLDPRRSIYCATEKLTIGYHSYEDVRLQDFAAGLLAGEIERRVDGPTPHPLPLAQFQPVQDRPMTVLRLFQQLNAFLDDETIVVADPGDALFAGADLFIPGKTRFLAPAYYASLGFAVPAALGAQMADARLRPLVLVGDGAFQMSGLELSTIARFGLDPIVVLLNNRGYGTERPMQDGSFNDVLNWNYSRLPELLGTGRGFEVSTEDQLAAALHEARRHRGSFSLIDVHLEPGDLSPALRRMTDSMGQRVRPAAV from the coding sequence ATGGCTTCTTCTGTATTGACCGTGGGCGAGTACTTGATCGAACGGTTGTACTCCCACGGCGTGCACCATATCTTCGGCGTGCCCGGCGATTACGTCCTCGGTTTTTTCAAGCAACTGTGCGACAGCCCCATAAAAGTGATCAATACGTGTGACGAACAGGGGGCCGGGTTCGCCGCCGACGCCTACGCCCGCGTACGCGGACTCGGGGCCGTCTGCGTCACCTACTGCGTGGGCGGCCTCAAAGTTGCCAATACTACTGCCCAGGCCTACGCCGAAAAATCGCCGGTCGTGGTGATTAGCGGCGCGCCGGGCACCAACGAGCGCCACAAAAATCCGCTGTTGCACCACAAAGTGCGCGAGTTCGACACCCAACTCAAAGTGTTCGAGCAACTGACAGTCGCCGCGACGGTACTGGACGACCCGCAGACGGCCTTCTGTGAAATCGACCGGGTGTTCGAGGCGGCTTTGCGCTACCGCCGGCCGGTCTACATCGAATTGCCGCGCAACGTCGCCCGCGCCACCGGTTCCGCCTGTCACCTGCGCGAGTTGCCCCAGGAGACCAGCGACCCGGCCACGCTGGGCGAAGCCGTCAAAGAAGCCGTAGCCCGCATCAACGCGAGCCGCCAGCCGGTGATTCTGGCTGGAGAAGAACTGCACCGCTTCGCGTTGCAGCCCTTGCTCGCGCAGCTCATCGAGAAGACCAACATTCCGGTGGCTTCGACCATCCTGGGCAAATCGGTCTTCCCTGAGTCCCATCCGCGCTACCTGGGCGTCTACGAGGGAGCGATGGGCCGCGAGGACGTGCGCGACTACGTCGAAGCGAGCGACTGCCTGGTGTTGCTCGGAGCGCTGATGACCGATATGAACCTGGGCATCTACACCGCCAATCTCGACCCGCGCCGGTCCATTTACTGCGCCACCGAGAAGCTCACTATCGGCTACCACTCCTACGAGGACGTGCGGTTGCAGGACTTCGCAGCCGGTCTACTGGCAGGCGAGATCGAGCGGCGGGTGGACGGACCGACTCCCCATCCCCTGCCCCTCGCCCAGTTCCAGCCGGTCCAGGATAGACCGATGACCGTGCTGCGCCTTTTCCAGCAGCTCAACGCCTTTTTGGACGACGAAACGATCGTGGTGGCCGACCCCGGCGACGCCCTTTTTGCCGGGGCGGATCTGTTTATCCCGGGCAAGACGCGGTTTCTGGCTCCTGCCTACTACGCCTCCCTCGGCTTTGCCGTCCCCGCCGCCCTCGGCGCCCAGATGGCCGACGCGCGCCTCAGGCCCCTGGTGCTGGTGGGCGACGGCGCCTTTCAGATGAGCGGCCTGGAACTCTCGACCATTGCCCGCTTCGGCCTCGACCCGATTGTCGTGTTGCTCAACAACCGGGGCTACGGCACCGAGCGGCCGATGCAGGACGGTTCTTTCAACGACGTGCTCAACTGGAACTACAGCCGTCTGCCGGAGTTGCTGGGCACGGGCCGGGGCTTCGAAGTTTCGACAGAGGACCAACTTGCCGCCGCCCTGCACGAAGCGCGCCGCCACCGGGGCAGTTTCTCCTTGATCGATGTGCACCTCGAACCGGGAGATCTCTCGCCCGCCCTCCGGCGCATGACCGATTCGATGGGCCAGCGGGTGCGTCCGGCCGCCGTTTGA
- a CDS encoding TonB-dependent receptor plug domain-containing protein, with the protein MRFSCLSVLLILGAALVAPAYAQQTPDLPGAPDTTQAAESDLDEVTVTANRRATPRSKTPATVSIKTRSELDREQPLLRTVADALQTLPGITINRLGLLSGAANIRGLTGERIAVLVDGERLPNLEFGPDLGSVDPFRVERLEVLKGPASSIYGADAFGGVINIITTLPRFDTPPKVRTYLYGGNFSEIGGNVEFQGPNVVAGLSLRTAGDAKDGLSRPIPTNGTGYDAFDAYASGRIDFDATNHLELRFDRYRQSYADLNGFPTPPFVFAQNQFRNRDRYSIAYINDGAPGGTSFALRANYQKNERRFDNTTAVTIPVFASPFAVGGNGTSSLFGTPSRQAAFFPPAPPTFITLTTPSSTYSLTETYGLSAQANTALGSAVLTYGYDFSQDASTSIDRFAVPSVQSPLATRSFNGVFLQGSYDITPSFTVAGGVRYDTYDQNTNTGLVNNANRVTFNAGAIYSITPELALRANFAQGFRPPSLLFLFGSSPEGTFFAPSAGNVQANPNLRPERADNFDIGINYTSPEFRAGITYFNNQVTDFLGFGPLVAFGAPPFGPPPPSQTVLNKNVQLQGLEFSSAYFFSPQAFFEANLTYVDGRDGSGLPLSQLEVFPLTALLRLVYDDKTFNALLQSRIYGGQGSVIGNNGVVGPGTPPAGVLDLSFGYRFVPNVQLTVSVENVTNAQYIYPTSGFVAPGARLLGAVRAEF; encoded by the coding sequence ATGCGATTCTCCTGCCTGTCCGTCCTTTTGATCCTGGGTGCGGCTCTCGTTGCGCCGGCCTATGCCCAGCAGACCCCCGACCTTCCCGGAGCGCCCGACACCACCCAGGCGGCCGAATCGGACCTCGACGAGGTGACCGTCACCGCGAACCGCCGGGCGACGCCGCGCTCGAAGACCCCGGCCACGGTGTCGATCAAGACCCGCTCCGAACTCGATCGCGAGCAGCCGCTGTTGCGCACGGTGGCCGATGCGCTGCAGACCTTGCCGGGGATCACCATCAACCGCCTGGGCTTGCTGAGCGGGGCGGCGAATATCCGCGGCCTGACCGGCGAGCGCATCGCGGTGCTGGTAGACGGTGAGCGGCTGCCGAATCTGGAATTCGGCCCGGATCTCGGTTCTGTGGACCCATTCCGGGTCGAGCGGCTGGAGGTGCTCAAAGGCCCGGCCTCGTCGATCTACGGGGCGGACGCCTTTGGGGGCGTCATCAACATCATCACGACGCTGCCGCGCTTCGACACGCCGCCCAAGGTGCGCACGTATCTCTACGGCGGCAACTTCTCAGAAATCGGCGGCAACGTCGAATTTCAGGGGCCGAACGTAGTGGCGGGGTTGTCTTTGCGCACGGCGGGAGACGCCAAAGACGGCCTCTCGCGGCCCATTCCCACCAACGGCACCGGCTACGACGCCTTCGACGCCTACGCGAGCGGCCGGATCGACTTCGATGCGACCAATCACCTGGAGCTGCGCTTCGACCGCTACCGCCAGAGTTACGCCGATCTCAACGGTTTTCCGACTCCGCCTTTTGTCTTTGCCCAGAACCAATTTCGCAACCGCGACCGCTACTCGATCGCCTACATCAACGACGGGGCGCCGGGAGGAACGAGCTTTGCCCTCAGGGCCAACTACCAAAAAAACGAGCGGCGATTCGACAACACCACGGCGGTGACAATCCCGGTGTTTGCCAGCCCATTTGCTGTCGGGGGGAACGGAACGTCCAGCCTGTTCGGGACGCCCAGCCGGCAGGCCGCATTCTTCCCGCCCGCGCCGCCGACGTTTATCACCCTCACCACCCCCAGTTCGACCTACAGCCTCACCGAGACCTACGGCCTCTCCGCGCAGGCCAACACGGCCCTCGGTTCGGCGGTGCTCACCTACGGCTACGACTTCAGCCAGGACGCTTCGACCTCGATCGATCGCTTTGCTGTGCCTTCGGTGCAATCGCCGCTGGCCACCCGCAGCTTCAACGGCGTCTTTCTGCAGGGTTCCTACGACATTACCCCGAGCTTCACCGTGGCGGGCGGGGTACGCTACGACACCTACGACCAGAACACGAACACGGGTCTGGTCAACAACGCCAACCGCGTCACCTTCAACGCCGGGGCCATTTACTCCATCACCCCCGAACTGGCCCTGCGGGCAAATTTTGCCCAGGGCTTCCGGCCCCCGAGCCTGCTGTTTTTGTTCGGCAGCAGCCCGGAGGGCACCTTCTTCGCCCCGAGCGCCGGCAACGTCCAGGCAAATCCCAACTTGCGGCCGGAGCGGGCCGACAACTTCGACATCGGCATCAACTACACGAGTCCCGAGTTTCGCGCCGGGATCACTTACTTCAACAACCAGGTCACCGACTTTCTCGGCTTCGGGCCGCTCGTTGCCTTTGGAGCGCCCCCCTTCGGACCGCCGCCCCCTTCCCAAACCGTGCTCAACAAAAATGTCCAGCTGCAGGGGCTCGAATTTTCGAGCGCTTACTTTTTTTCGCCCCAGGCTTTTTTTGAAGCCAACCTCACCTACGTCGACGGCCGCGACGGCTCCGGGCTGCCGCTGTCGCAACTGGAAGTTTTTCCGCTCACGGCCCTGTTGCGCCTGGTCTACGACGACAAGACCTTCAACGCCCTGCTGCAGTCGCGCATCTACGGCGGCCAGGGTTCGGTGATCGGCAACAACGGTGTGGTCGGCCCCGGCACCCCCCCGGCGGGTGTGCTCGATCTGAGCTTCGGTTACCGCTTCGTCCCCAATGTGCAGCTGACGGTGAGCGTCGAGAACGTCACCAACGCCCAGTACATCTATCCGACCAGCGGCTTTGTGGCGCCGGGGGCGAGGCTATTGGGGGCGGTGAGGGCGGAGTTTTGA
- a CDS encoding chlorophyll a/b-binding protein — translation MTTGPQNDLERTEINGRDRNAFLFGFTPQAEIWNGRLAMIGFVAYLLWDYAGYSVLRQVLGII, via the coding sequence ATGACCACGGGACCCCAGAATGATCTTGAGCGCACCGAAATCAACGGCCGCGACCGCAATGCCTTTCTTTTTGGTTTCACTCCCCAGGCGGAGATCTGGAACGGCCGTCTGGCGATGATTGGCTTTGTCGCTTATCTGCTTTGGGATTATGCAGGCTATAGCGTTCTGCGCCAAGTTCTCGGCATTATTTAA